In the genome of Fusarium fujikuroi IMI 58289 draft genome, chromosome FFUJ_chr02, one region contains:
- a CDS encoding related to POP5 Protein required for processing of tRNAs and rRNAs, translating to MVRIKERYLLVNIVYLPDPAKAAKSDLPDFVLNHQPTIEKLTPGALIRGIRAEVASLYGDCGSGALMSCSVKYLSLATSTFILRCSRAHYQMLWSTLTFMDHVPVKDGRPCIFRVVRVSGTIRKAEEEAIRQAKRLILAAKEDTDSQSSLSLSLRNQDEMVLDVNDASSDEEMDDED from the exons ATGGTGCGCATAAAGGAGAGGTATCTCCTTGTCAACATTGTTTACCTGCCAGACCCTGCAAAGGCTGCAAAATCAGATTTGCCAGACTTTGTTCTTAACCATCAACCAACCATCGAAAAGCTCACTCCTGGTGCTCTTATCAGGGGTATCAGAGCTGAAGTCGCGTCGCTTTATGGCGATTGTGGATCTGGAGCTTTAATGAGCTGCTCAG TAAAATACTTGTCCCTAGCAACCTCGACTTTCATCTTACGATGTTCAAGGGCTCACTATCAAATGCTCTGGTCAACATTGACCTTTATGGATCACGTTCCCGTCAAAGACGGAAGGCCGTGTATATTCCGCGTTGTACGCGTCAGTGGGACAATCCGCAaagctgaggaagaagctaTTCGTCAGGCCAAGAGACTCATCCTTGCCGCAAAGGAAGATACGGACTCCCAGTCTTCTCTCAGCCTTTCGCTACGTAATCAGGACGAAATGGTTCTGGACGTCAACGACGCGTCGAgtgatgaagaaatggatgatgaggattga
- a CDS encoding probable ATP binding protein, whose product MPFAQLVVGSPGSGKSTYCDGMHQFLGAIGRACSVVNLDPANDHTNYPAALDIRNLVKLEEIMKDDKLGPNGGILYALEELEHNFEWLEEGLKEFSEDYVLFDCPGQVELYTHHNSLRNIFYKLQKIGYRLVCVHLSDSFCLTQPSLYVSNVLLSLRAMIQMDMPHINILSKIDKVSEYDELPFNLDYYTDVDDLTYLTPHLESESPALRSEKFGKLNEAIANLIESYGLVRYEVLAVENKKSMMHILRVIDRAGGYVFGGAEGANDTVWAVAMRSESSMLEVQDIQERWIDQKAEYDQMEREAEEEQARIQEEQAMELDQNEPFAPAGGMDPDFGDMTVPKDSGIKVVRKK is encoded by the exons ATGCCCTTTGCGCAACTCGTCGTCGGCAGCCCAGGCTCTGGAAAGAGTACCTACTGTGATGGCA TGCACCAGTTCCTCGGCGCCATCGGGCGAGCCTGTTCGGTCGTAAATCTCGATCCTGCCAATGACCATACAAACTACCCTGCAGCACTCGATATTCGCAACCTAGTTAAACTCGAAGAAATTATGAAAGATGACAAGCTGGGACCTAATGGTGGCATTTTATatgctcttgaagaattGGAACATAACTTCGAGTGGCTGGAAGAGGGACTGAAAGAATTCAGTGAAGATTACGTTCTTTTCGACTGCCCGGGACAGGTGGAACTATACACACATCACAATTCCCTACGGAATATCTTCTACAAACTTCAGAAGATTGGATACAGG CTTGTCTGCGTCCACCTCTCGGATTCTTTCTGCCTAACGCAACCCTCGCTATACGTATCGAACGTCCTCCTTTCCCTCCGAGCCATGATCCAGATGGACATGCCGCATATAAACATCCTCTCAAAGATCGACAAAGTCTCCGAGTATGACGAGCTCCCGTTCAACCTCGACTATTATACAGATGTAGACGACCTGACATATTTAACGCCCCATCTCGAATCAGAATCGCCGGCTTTGAGGAGCGAAAAGTTTGGCAAGCTGAACGAGGCTATCGCAAATCTGATCGAGAGTTACGGTCTGGTACGTTATGAGGTCCTGGCCGTCGAAAATAAGAAAAGCATGATGCACATTCTTCGTGTCATTGACCGTGCCGGTGGATACGTCTTTGGCGGTGCTGAAGGTGCCAATGACACAGTGTGGGCGGTCGCCATGAGGAGTGAGTCGTCCATGCTAGAGGTGCAGGATATCCAGGAGCGCTGGATTGATCAAAAGGCGGAATATGACCAAATGGAGCGtgaggcagaggaggagcaggctcgcatccaagaagaacaggcCATGGAGCTGGACCAAAATGAACCATTTGCTCCAGCGGGTGGAATGGATCCCGACTTTGGAGATATGACAGTTCCAAAGGACAGTGGGATCAAGGTAGTTAGAAAAAAATGA